The Mesorhizobium sp. AR02 genomic interval CGAACACCATATGCATCAGGCCGTTGGTCTGCGCGACAAAGGGCAGTTCCGCCACACCGCCGACGCCGGTCAGCCCGGTGTAGACAGGATCCGGGGAGGCCGGAAAACAGAGGCGACGGACGCGCGACCAGACACCATCGCAACCGGCCAGCCAGGCGGCATCGACCGCGGCACCGCTGCCGAAGGCAAGGCGCACACCGTCTGGCCGTTCCTCGATGTCGGCAAGCGCCTGGCCAAAACGGATGTCGGCACCAAGCGCCTGTGCTTCATCCAGCAGCGCGCCAAGCAGGTCCGAACGCCGCAGCGTGATGCTTTCGGCGCCGGCGACGTGCATCGACTGCCGTTCGTCGAGATGGATGAGACGGCGCCCGGCGGCGTTCATGATCTCGAAGCCAAGTGTCGGAATGCCCAGCGCGCTTACGCGCTCGGCAAGCCCAAGCGCGCGCAACGCGTTGATGCCGTTGGGCGCCAGGGTGAGGAACGCGCCTTCGATCAACGCCTCGCGCGACCGTGCCTCGAACAGGCAGACGCCAAACCCTTGCCGGCGCAGCATGACGGCAAGGACCAGCCCGGCAACGCCGGCGCCAATGATGGCGACCGGCAATGCCTCGGTGGTGGTGACGGCCATCGTTAAAAGCCGTAGATGGCGATATGCACCAGCACGGCCGCGGCGGCAAGCGCCACGAGCAGGATGCCGAGGCCAATGGGAGAGCCCCAGCCATACCATTCCATCGCCAGCTTGGCGTATTTGAATTCATCCTCATGCGAGAGAGGGGTACGTTGTTGAATCAAGCTCATTTTTCACTCCTTGTCGGCGGCCGGCCCTTGCCTTGTCCAGGCCGCGGCCGCATATTGCTGCAATGGTCTAAATGTTAGACGGATTGATAGTTAGATGATCGAAATAAATTCGTTAAGCGAGAATCGTGACTACCTGACAAGGGCCATCGGCCTTGCCATCATGCAGTGACAGGACGCGACGCAGGCCTATGACGAAGCGGTGGGGACGAGGCTTGGGCTCAACATGGCCGAGCGCCATTGCATCGGGCTGCTCTATGGCGGCCCGCAATCGGCCGGCGCGGTAGCGACCGCGACCGGGCTGACGCCGGCGGCGGTGACGGCGCTGATCGACCGGCTGGAAGCGCGCGGCCTGCTGACCCGCACGCGCAGTCTCGAGGATAGGCGCAAGGTGGTGATCGAGGCGACCGAGGCGACGCGGGAGCTGTCTGCGCGCTATTACGGCGCCATCGCGCGGGAGGGTGAAAAGGTGATCGCCACCTTCAGCGACGCCGAGCTCGCGACCATATCGCGCTTTGTCAATGCCGCGCTCGACCTGCAGCGCGCTCAGCTTGCGCGGCTGAAGGCCGAGGGGGCGGACACCCCTGGGCGATAGGGATGCGATGTGTTCGCGGCCTTACTGCAAATGTCGGCAGGGAACGGGACTATTTCGGCTGGACCCCATAGGCGACAAGAAACGCCTCCACCGAGGCATCCGCGTGCCGTTCAAGTTCGGCCTTGGAGCGCCGGTTGCTTCCCGTGAACATGACTTCATTCATGGGGATCCAAAGAAGCATTCCAAAAAAATGGCTGGCTGCTAGATGGGGGTCAGTGGTTTGTATCAGTCCTCGATCGGTGAGCTTTCGAAAGCAGGACGCCATCGAGCCAAGCATGCGCTCAAAACCTTTTTCGTACCAGCTGCGGCCAAGCTGCGGCATTCGATCCGCGTTGGCGATAATCAAGCGCCGCAGCTTCAACAACTCTTCATCCATGAGAACCGCTATCAGAAGTCGGGCAAGTTGCTGCAGGCCACCTTCCATGAATTTCGCCTCGGAAAGCAGCGTCGTCACGGACTCGATGATGTCGTTGGCCTGGGTAGCGGTTGCCAGAACGACTTCGCCGAACAGCGTCTCCTTGTCGGTGAAATGCTTGTAGACGGTCTGCTTGGAAGCTCCCGCCCTGGTGGCGATTTCCTCCATGCTGGTTCCATCATAGCCCTTGCCGATGAACGCCGCCGTGGCCGCCTGGATGATCTCACGATCCTTGCGTGCAGATCTGGTTTCACCGTCGATTTTCATGGCGCCTCCTAAACGAGTACTAGACGGTACCGTTCCCGCATGGTAGTCATAAAACGGTACTGGACTGACTAGTACCTGTCAACGAAGGCAAGGCTTAGACCGATGACCAAGATGATCTTTATAAATTTGCCGGTGCGCGATCTGCAGGCAGCGACCAAGTTTTATCTCGCGATCGGCGGCACGCTGAATCCGCAGTTCTCGAACGATCAGGCCAGTTCGATCATGTTCTCGGACTCCATTGGGGTCATGTTGCTTACGCACCAGCATTACAGCCAGTTCACAGCGCGGCAGATCGGCGACCCCAAGCGTGACAGCCAGATGCTGATCGCGCTCACCACCGACAGCAAGGACGAGGTCAATACCGTAATCGAGAAGGGCGTGGCGGCAGGCGGCCGCGCTGATCCCAATCCAGCGCAGGATCTCGGTTTCATGTTCAACCGCCACATTGAAGACCCCGACGGCAACGTCTGGGAGTTCCTGTGGATGAACCCCGCCGCCATGCAATAGCCCAGCGGGATCAAAGCGTCTAAAGCGCGTCGCGTTGAAATGGATTCATGCGACGCGCCTTAAACACTGGTGCCGGATTTGCTAGACCGTCGCCGGGTCGAGCGCCGGCTGGCCCTTGCGGCGCGCGACGATCGCCTCGAAATCGGCGGTCTGGAAGGCATCGCGCAAGGCGTCGAACGACGGCAGCACGAAATAGGCGCGCTGGAACTTGTCGATCTCGTAGCCGGTGCGCATCACCGTTTCGAGATCGAAGGGCACATGGTGGGCGTCCTTGCTGTCGACGGCGAACTGCAGTTCGGTAAAGG includes:
- a CDS encoding FAD-dependent monooxygenase — protein: MAVTTTEALPVAIIGAGVAGLVLAVMLRRQGFGVCLFEARSREALIEGAFLTLAPNGINALRALGLAERVSALGIPTLGFEIMNAAGRRLIHLDERQSMHVAGAESITLRRSDLLGALLDEAQALGADIRFGQALADIEERPDGVRLAFGSGAAVDAAWLAGCDGVWSRVRRLCFPASPDPVYTGLTGVGGVAELPFVAQTNGLMHMVFGKKAFFGYMKPGDGPVLWFSSFPLDEDAALARPDPLRLAATVRQLHAGDPRTIRQIVDTITQIPRAYPVFDMLYLPQWHSGRVVLLGDAAHAVSPHSGQGASMAIEDAVVLAACLDATPLPTQAFAAFQALRQDRVEHIVKVSRRIGSQKQVKGRVALFLRDLMLPFFIRFGSGTTRAMTRYRADLAPLEKPLI
- a CDS encoding MarR family winged helix-turn-helix transcriptional regulator, with protein sequence MGTRLGLNMAERHCIGLLYGGPQSAGAVATATGLTPAAVTALIDRLEARGLLTRTRSLEDRRKVVIEATEATRELSARYYGAIAREGEKVIATFSDAELATISRFVNAALDLQRAQLARLKAEGADTPGR
- a CDS encoding TetR/AcrR family transcriptional regulator, whose product is MKIDGETRSARKDREIIQAATAAFIGKGYDGTSMEEIATRAGASKQTVYKHFTDKETLFGEVVLATATQANDIIESVTTLLSEAKFMEGGLQQLARLLIAVLMDEELLKLRRLIIANADRMPQLGRSWYEKGFERMLGSMASCFRKLTDRGLIQTTDPHLAASHFFGMLLWIPMNEVMFTGSNRRSKAELERHADASVEAFLVAYGVQPK
- a CDS encoding VOC family protein, yielding MTKMIFINLPVRDLQAATKFYLAIGGTLNPQFSNDQASSIMFSDSIGVMLLTHQHYSQFTARQIGDPKRDSQMLIALTTDSKDEVNTVIEKGVAAGGRADPNPAQDLGFMFNRHIEDPDGNVWEFLWMNPAAMQ